Proteins from one Cryptomeria japonica chromosome 4, Sugi_1.0, whole genome shotgun sequence genomic window:
- the LOC131068532 gene encoding putative UPF0481 protein At3g02645, whose product MANMSVWKTWTIDVIDSLEAAPAVLEKKDLYAVPSCLKNDQTEVFYHPKQISFGPRHFVLSGRSENFSDSENFKSEVARKFDGQFKSLVENLRSNHMERLEKIYRIEVIGRFPEEDRDVGLSWMLARDGCFLLEVLRSFEDGRNEEGTERNQGQEGTGTNHGEKTMLQHILKRDNHHPLLNEIVKDMFKLENQLPFWVLKEIRLALGRDGEANWFESALKNLSPVEVRGEVGRPTYKNRIHILQMLGEYMIDNIKDPSTSTTDHTEENHQGEADDKALLMGALRDGQRNKKKLFKYIINMLKFVSVVIFVLLISPVLIIWFVLLLIWLMRESYLTNLRDRAEEDGRHVPTIKDLHRIGVKFKALKGEGISHIHFNESKSTLYLPKFTVDDRSEVLLRNLLVMETQWEDKE is encoded by the coding sequence ATGGCCAACATGAGCGTTTGGAAGACATGGACAATTGACGTCATAGACAGTTTAGAGGCCGCACCTGCAGTTCTTGAGAAGAAAGACCTTTATGCTGTTCCATCGTGTTTGAAGAATGACCAGACAGAGGTATTCTACCATCCTAAACAGATCTCCTTCGGTCCTCGACATTTTGTTCTTTCTGGTCGCTCAGAAAATTTCAGTGACTCGGAAAATTTCAAGTCAGAAGTCGCCCGCAAATTTGATGGGCAGTTCAAATCGTTGGTGGAGAATCTTAGGAGCAATCACATGGAGCGCTTAGAGAAAATCTATCGCATAGAAGTCATCGGCAGATTTCCTGAAGAAGATAGGGATGTTGGCCTTTCCTGGATGTTGGCAAGAGACGGTTGCTTCCTTCTAGAAGTCCTCCGAAGTtttgaagatggaagaaatgagGAAGGCACGGAAAGAAATCAGGGACAGGAAGGGACAGGAACAAATCACGGAGAGAAGACCATGTTGCAGCATATTCTTAAGAGGGACAACCACCACCCTTTGTTGAATGAAATAGTGAAAGatatgttcaagttggagaaccagtTGCCATTCTGGGTTTTGAAAGAAATCAGGCTGGCACTGGGGAGGGACGGGGAAGCTAACTGGTTTGAGTCTGCATTGAAAAACTTATCTCCTGTCGAGGTAAGGGGGGAAGTTGGCAGACCGACCTACAAGAATAGAATTCACATCCTCCAGATGCTTGGTGAATATATGATCGACAATATAAAAGACCCATCTACTTCTACTACAGACCATACAGAGGAAAATCATCAAGGTGAAGCTGACGATAAAGCACTCCTCATGGGTGCATTGAGAGATGGTCAGAGAAACAAAAAGAAGCTAttcaaatatataattaatatgctAAAGTTCGTATCTGTTGTAATATTTGTCCTTCTCATTTCCCCTGTTTTAATCATATGGTTTGTATTGTTACTCATCTGGTTAATGAGGGAATCCTATCTAACTAACTTGCGGGATAGAGCAGAGGAGGATGGCCGTCACGTTCCCACTATAAAAGATTTGCATAGGATAGGAGTGAAATTCAAGGCATTGAAGGGCGAAGGAATCAGCCACATACATTTCAATGAGAGCAAGTCAACACTGTACCTACCTAAGTTCACCGTAGACGACAGGTCGGAGGTGTTACTGAGAAACCTTTTGGTGATGGAGACGCAATGGGAGGATAAAGAGTAA